The DNA window AACGGCCTACAGAACGCTCTCCTACCAATCCAAAAGGATTCCACAGCTTCGGTTTATAACTTAGCCCCGTTACATTGTCGGCGCAGAGACTCTCGACTAGTGAGCTATTACGCACTCTTTAAAGGTATGGCTGCTTCTAAGCCAACCTCCTAGTTGTTTGTGAATCTCCACCTCCTTTCCCACTTAGTTATAATTAGGGACCTTAGCTGGTGGTCTGGGTTGTTTCCCTTTTGACAATGGAAGTTAACTCCCATAGTCTCACTCCTGAGCTATAAATTATGGTATTCGGAGTTTGATTGATTTCAGTAAGCAATATGCCCCCTAGATCATTCAGTGCTCTACCCCCATAATTGAACACTCAAGGCTGCACCTAGATGCATTTCGGAGAGAACGAGCTATCTCCTGGTTCGATTGGCTTTTCACCCCTAAACCTACCTCATCCCCCAACTTTTCAACGGCGGTGGGTTAGGACCTCCACTGTGTCTTACCACAGCTTCATCCTGGACAGGTTTAGATCACCAGGTTTCGCGTCTACACCAAACGACTAAATCGCCCTATTAAGACTTGGTTTCCCTTCGGCTCCGTTATACTTAACCTCGCCGTTTAACGTAACTCGCAGGATCATTCTCCAAAAGGCACGCCATCACCCAAATGGGCTCTGACCGCTTGTAAGCACACAATTTCAGGTTCTATTTCACTCCCCTCCAGGGGTTCTTTTCACCTTTCCCTCACGGTACTATGCGCTATCGGTTAGTAAGAGTATTTAGCCTTATGAGATATGGTCCTCACAGATTCACACAGAATTCCTCGTGTTCCATGTTACTTGGGAGCAAAGTTATATGTGTAAGGATTTACTTATACAGGACTTTCACCTTCTGCGGTTCACCTTTCCAGACAATTCTAATTCATCAATACACTATATTGAATATCTTACAGTTCTTCACCACTCTGTCCCACAACCCCTTAAATACAACGGCTGTATCCTTGACATATTTAAGGTTTAGGCTTGACCCATTTCGCTCGCCGCTACTTTGGGTATCGTTTTTACTTTCTTTTCCTCGCATTACTTAGATGTTTCAGTTCACGCGGTTCCCTCTTTCGTATTAAGACTCCATCTTAATAGATTGCTCCATTCGGAAATCCTAGACTCTTACGTTCGATTGCAACTTATCTAGGCTTATCGCAGCTTACCACGTCCTTCATCGGCTCTTACTACCTAGGCATCCTTTGTGTACCCTTAATTATTTTAACCTATTTTTTGACAGCTAACTCTAAGAAATTGTTAGAGTTAATTTTTTTTCTTGTTTGTTCTACTATATAGTTTCCAATGTTCAGCTTTGCTAATGTTCCACAGCACCACGCGCTGTGTCTTGTAATTATAGTCGTGCATTCTGCACTCCTTAATTACTAAGAACATTACCAATAGAATAGAGAAAGACTTATTCTCCTTAGAAAGGAGGTGATCCATCCGCACGTTCCCGTACGGATACCTTGTTACGACTTCACCCCAATCGCTAATCACACCCTCGGAGCATCCTTCCTTACGGTTAGGCCTGCTACTTCAGGTGCAACCAACTCTCGTGGTGTGACGGGCGGTGTGTACAAGACCCGAGAACGTATTCACCGCGACATTGCTGATTCGCGATTACTAGCGATTCCAACTTCATGTACTCGAGTTGCAGAGTACAATCCGAACTAAGAATAGTTTTCTGAGATTAGCTCTACCTCACGGCTTTGCGACTCTCTGTACTACCCATTGTAGCACGTGTGTAGCCCAGCGTATAAGGGGCATGATGACTTGACGTCATCCCCACCTTCCTCCTGCTCATCGCAGGCAGTATCGCATGAGTCCCCAACTTAATGATGGTAACATACGAAAGGGGTTGCGCTCGTTGCGGGACTTAACCCAACATCTCACGACACGAGCTGACGACAGCCATGCACCACCTGTCTTTAGGTTTCCCCGAAGGGACACTGAAACATCTCTGCCTCATTCCTAAGATGTCAAACGCTGGTAAGGTTCCTCGCGTTGCGTCGAATTAAACCACATGCTCCACCGCTTGTGCGGGTCCCCGTCAATTCCTTTGAGTTTCATACTTGCGTACGTACTCCCCAGGCGGATTACTTATCGCGTTTGCTTGGGCGCTGAGGTTCGACCCCCAACACCTAGTAATCATCGTTTACGGCGTGGACTACCAGGGTATCTAATCCTGTTTGCTACCCACGCTTTCGCGCTTCAGCGTCAGTATCTGTCCAGTAAGCTGGCTTCCCCATCGGCATTCCTACAAATATCTACGAATTTCACCTCTACACTTGTAGTTCCGCTTACCTCTCCAGTACTCTAGTTACACAGTTTCCAACGCAATACAGAGTTGAGCCCTGCATTTTCACATCAGACTTACATAACCACCTAGACGCGCTTTACGCCCAATAAATCCGGATAACGCTTGTGACATACGTATTACCGCGGCTGCTGGCACGTATTTAGCCGTCACTTCTTCTGTTGGTACCGTCATTTTTTTCTTCCCAACTGAAAGCACTTTACATTCCGAAAAACTTCATCGTGCACACAGAATTGCTGGATCAGACTCTTGGTCCATTGTCCAATATTCCCCACTGCTGCCTCCCGTAGGAGTAAGGGCCGTGTCTCAGTCCCCTTGTGGCCGATCACCCTCTCAGGCCGGCTACCCATCATCGCCTTGGTGAGCCGTTACCTCTCCAACTAGCTAATGGGACGCAAAGCTCTCTCACAGTGCATATAGCTTTCATAATTCTAGGATGCCCTAAAATCATAATATCAGGTATTAGCATTCGTTTCCAAATGTTGTCCCTAGCTGTGAGGCAAGTTCTTTACGCGTTACTCACCCGTCCGCCACCCAAACCGAAGTTCAAGTTGACTTGCATGTGTTAAGCATTCTGTCAGCGTTCATCCTGAGCCAGGATCAAACTCTTCGTTCAATCTTTTTAATAGCTCATTCTGCTATTTTTATTTAACACCAAATTTTATGGTTGCTTTTTGTCTTTTCTCTATTCTGTTGCTAATGTCCTTTCCTATCGGCAAGGACTATATTAACATCTTTCACAAACTTTGTCAACAAAAATTTTTAAATTTTTTTTAATTTTTTTATTAAAACTTATTTTTCTTTTACTTTTCAATTCTAAATTCAAATAATATTTTATAAAAATTTTTAGAAAGAAGTTTTCAGTTCTATAAAAGGTTAATAATTCACTTTCTTGTTTTTATTTGTTATAATTTACTTGTATATTTTCCTAAAATATTATTTTAAAAGACTTATCTTAAAAATTTTAAAGAGGTGTAAAAATGAATAATCCTATTGCTGTTTTTGATGCTGGACTTGGTAGTTATGCCATTGTTGAAGCTATAAAAAAAGCTTATCCACAACAAGATATTATTTATTTTGCTGACAGAAAAAGTTTTCCTTATGGTGCAAAGACAACTGAAGAATTAAAAAATATTATTGAAAATTCTATTGATTTTCTTTTAAAGAAAGGTGCTAGTTTTATTGTACTTGCTTCAAATGCTCCAAGTATAACTGTTCTTGATAAAATAAAAAAGAGGGATAAAGTTATTGGAATATATCCTCCACTTAAAGATGTTATAAATGATAAAAAGAAAAATACTCTTATCATTGGTGCTAAAGTAATGATTGAAAGTTCTGAATTACAAGAATATATAAAAAAAGAAGTTGGAGATTTTTATAAACAATTTCATGTAGAAAATGCTTCTCCTTTAATTCAACTTATTGAAAGTGGAGATTTTATAAATAATGTAGAAGAAACAGAAAGTATTATAAAAAATTTTATTGATAATTGTGAGAATGAATTTGGTAAATTGGATTCAATAACTCTTAGTAGTACTCATTTACCTTGGCTTTCTTCTTATTTTAAAAAAATTATTCCACAGGCTAAACTATATGATCCAGCTGATAGTTTAGTAAAAGCAATAAAACCTTATATTACTACTGGAGAAGGAAAGGTCCATTCAATAATATCAGAATCTGAAAAATATCCAGCTGAAGATTTTTTAAAAATTTTAGATATTCTAAAAATTAAACTTGATTATGAAATTATATAGAAAAAATAAAGCTGAGTTTTATGAACTCAGCTTTGCTTTTTCTTATTTTACTATTTCTTTGATTCTTGCTTTCTTAGCAGATAATCCTCTTAAGTAGTAAAGTTTAGATCTTCTTACTCTACCAACTTTTAGAACTTCAATTCTGTCAATATTTGGAGAATTAACAGGGATTATTCTTTCTACTCCAATTCCTGCTGTAACTTTTCTTACAGTGAAAGTTTTTGCAACTCCTCCACCATTTACTCTGATTACAACTCCTTCAAATAATTGAACTCTTTCTTTGTTTCCTTCTTTTACTTTGTAGTACACTCCAATAGTATCCCCAGCTTTGAATTGTGGAATATCACTTCTTAGATATTCTTTTTCAACTAATTCAATTAATTTTTCTTTCATTTCTTCCTCCTCAAGATATTCATTTAATTCCATTAAAGCGGAATATCGAATTTTTTAACAAGTAATTCTACCTTATTTTTTACTCTTTGTCAATATAGATTTTTTAATAATTCTATATTATCCATTTTAGGAATTAACCTTTGATAAAACTCTTTATTCAATTTTTTATTTATATACTTCTCTTTAAACTCAAAAATAAATTTGTTTAAGTTTTCAGTATCTCCTATCTCTGATAATCTCATATATTCTTTTATTATTTCAAACCAAGGGCTTTCTTTTTTACCTAAGCCCCTTTGAAAGAAAGTATTATCCATAGAATTAAAGTAAAATTTAACTTTTCCAATTTCTAATATAGAGCTAGCTTTTCTTTTACAAGTAAATTTTATATTTTCTGTTACTTCTAAATTATTAACTTCTTTATCTATCCAAATGGCATCAAAAGCAATTTCAATAATATTTTCTTCTTTTATATCATTAAGTTTTTTAAATTTTTCAAGTGATTTTTCTACAAATATATGATATCCCTTAGAAGTATCAGCTTCTAATTTTTCAAAGACAGCTACAAATTTAGCTCTTTCATCTTTTGGAATATCTTTAAGCATATTATATTGCTCTTGATTTATTTCTCCCATTTCTAATAAACAGGAAATATTAGCTTTATAGATATCATACTCATAGATATTTCTTTTTGTAAACAAAGCTTTCCTCCACATAATTTTTAATAAATTATACCAAAAGTTTTTGCATTATAACTTTATCTTTAAACAAAATAATTTCTTTTATGTTTTTACTTAATAAAAATTTTTTTGCCTCATCAAATTTATAAGCATATTCTCTAATATTGTGTGCATCTGAACCTAAAGTAAAAAGTCTTCCACCTTTTTTAATATATTTTTCTATCATATAGTTATATAAATTTTCTTTTTTATATTTATACATACTTTTGGTATTTACTTCAAATGCTATTTCCTTTTTAACTATAAGCTCAATGAGCTTATTTAAAAATACACTTGCTAAATTATCAAATTCTATAATGGAAATATCTATCATTCTTAAACCATATTCAAAATGTGCTAAAACATTAAATTTTATTGAACTTTCCAATGCTTGTATCATCTGTTCAAAGTACTCTTTAATTAAAGCATCCAGACTTATTATTTTTTTATTGACACACATATAATCATAAATTCCATTTTGATGAATAGATAAGAGTTTTAAATTAAATTTTTTATCTTTTAAAAAGTCTTCTATTCTTTTTTCAGAGTTTGGAGTATATCCAATTTCTATTCCTGAAAAAAATTTATTTAAATATTTTGCATTTAAGCTCTCTATTTCTTCAATATACTTTAAATAGTCAATTGAACTATCTTCATAATTAATTATAGGATTTTCAAAATCTAAATGTTCAGTTGTTATTATATCATTTTCATTACAAACATTTATATAATTTTCTAAATTCTCATTTGAATCAAAAGAAAAGCTTGAATGTACATGTTGGTCAAACATTATAGATTGTTTCTCCAATCAACTAAAATTTGATTTTCTTTATCTCCAATAAGCCCTGTTTCTTTTGCAAGTTCTAACAACACATCATAGTTTGTAAGAGTTGAGAAAGGTATTTTAGCTTCATCAAATTTTTCTTTTGCTTTATTTAAGTTATAACTAAATATTGCAATTACTCCTAAAACTTCTAATCCTTCTTCTTGTAAAGCTTGTGCTGCTAAAACAGAAGATTTTCCAGTTGAAATTAAATCTTCTATTACTACTACTTTTTTACCTTTTTCATATTTACCTTCTATTTGATTAGTCTTTCCATGGTCTTTAGCAGAACCTCTAACATATAGCATAGGTAAATCCATAATATCACTTATCCAAGCAGCATGTGGAATACCAGCAGTAGCTGTTCCAACTATATAATCAACATTAGTATATAGTTCTTTAATCTTTTTAACAAAACCTTCTGCAATTTGCTTTCTTATTTTAGGATAAGACATAGTAAGTCTATTATCACAGTATATTGGTGATTTTATTCCAGATGCCCAAGTAAACCAATTTTCTTTATCCACTCTTAATTCAACAGCTTTGATATCTAACAATGCATTTATTATTTCTCTATCTAACATATTCTTCTCCTTATTTTATTTATTAACAACAATAACTTTTCCAAATTTTTCAAGTTCCCTATATAATTTTGTATTTGTTATTTTTTTTAAATTTTCTTTATTTTTATTTAAAAACTTTTCATTTAGATTTGTAAT is part of the Fusobacterium nucleatum genome and encodes:
- a CDS encoding aspartate/glutamate racemase family protein produces the protein MNNPIAVFDAGLGSYAIVEAIKKAYPQQDIIYFADRKSFPYGAKTTEELKNIIENSIDFLLKKGASFIVLASNAPSITVLDKIKKRDKVIGIYPPLKDVINDKKKNTLIIGAKVMIESSELQEYIKKEVGDFYKQFHVENASPLIQLIESGDFINNVEETESIIKNFIDNCENEFGKLDSITLSSTHLPWLSSYFKKIIPQAKLYDPADSLVKAIKPYITTGEGKVHSIISESEKYPAEDFLKILDILKIKLDYEII
- the rplS gene encoding 50S ribosomal protein L19 — encoded protein: MKEKLIELVEKEYLRSDIPQFKAGDTIGVYYKVKEGNKERVQLFEGVVIRVNGGGVAKTFTVRKVTAGIGVERIIPVNSPNIDRIEVLKVGRVRRSKLYYLRGLSAKKARIKEIVK
- a CDS encoding histidinol-phosphatase HisJ family protein, with the protein product MFDQHVHSSFSFDSNENLENYINVCNENDIITTEHLDFENPIINYEDSSIDYLKYIEEIESLNAKYLNKFFSGIEIGYTPNSEKRIEDFLKDKKFNLKLLSIHQNGIYDYMCVNKKIISLDALIKEYFEQMIQALESSIKFNVLAHFEYGLRMIDISIIEFDNLASVFLNKLIELIVKKEIAFEVNTKSMYKYKKENLYNYMIEKYIKKGGRLFTLGSDAHNIREYAYKFDEAKKFLLSKNIKEIILFKDKVIMQKLLV
- the pyrE gene encoding orotate phosphoribosyltransferase; this translates as MLDREIINALLDIKAVELRVDKENWFTWASGIKSPIYCDNRLTMSYPKIRKQIAEGFVKKIKELYTNVDYIVGTATAGIPHAAWISDIMDLPMLYVRGSAKDHGKTNQIEGKYEKGKKVVVIEDLISTGKSSVLAAQALQEEGLEVLGVIAIFSYNLNKAKEKFDEAKIPFSTLTNYDVLLELAKETGLIGDKENQILVDWRNNL